In Streptomyces puniciscabiei, a single genomic region encodes these proteins:
- a CDS encoding ATP-binding cassette domain-containing protein, protein MDDATAPHTADSHDLIRVHGARENNLKDVSVELPKRRLTVFTGVSGSGKSSLVFDTIAAESQRLINETYSAFVQGFMPTLARPEVDVLDGLTTAIIVDQQRMGADPRSTVGTATDANAMLRILFSRLGKPHIGSPKAYSFNVASISGAGAVTVERGGQQVKERRSFSITGGMCPRCEGRGTVTDLDLTQLFDDSLSLNEGALTVPGYKTGGWNYRLYTESGLYDPDKPIRKFTKRELQDFLYKEPTRMKIAGINMTYEGLVPRIQKSMLAKDKEGMQPHIRAFVDRAVTFTVCPECEGTRLTAAARSSKIDGVSIADACAMQISDLAEWVRGLDEPTVAPLLASLRHTLDSFVEIGLGYLSLDRPAGTLSGGEAQRVKMIRHLGSSLTDVTYVFDEPTIGLHPHDIQRMNELLLRLRDKGNTVLVVEHKPEAIAIADHVVDLGPGAGTAGGTVCFEGTVEGLRASGTLTGRHLDDRARVKDTVRKPTGSLEIRGANTHNLRNVDVDVPLGVLCVVTGVAGSGKSSLVHGSMPAGADVVSIDQTPIRGSRRSNPATYTGLLEPIRKAFAKANGVKPALFSANSEGACPTCNGAGVVYTDLAMMAGVATTCEECEGKRFQASVLEYTFGGRDIAEVLAMSVTEAEEFFAAGEARTPAAHKILERMSDVGLGYLTLGQPLTTLSGGERQRLKLATHMADKGGIYVLDEPTTGLHLADVEQLLALLDRLVDSGKSVVVVEHHQAVMAHADWIIDLGPGAGHDGGRVVFEGTPAELVKTRSTLTGEHLAEYVGA, encoded by the coding sequence ATGGACGACGCCACCGCACCGCACACAGCCGACAGCCACGACCTGATCCGTGTGCACGGCGCCCGGGAGAACAACCTCAAGGACGTCAGCGTGGAGCTCCCCAAGCGCCGGCTGACCGTGTTCACCGGCGTGTCCGGCTCCGGCAAGAGCTCGCTGGTGTTCGACACGATCGCCGCGGAGTCGCAGCGGCTGATCAACGAGACGTACAGCGCGTTCGTGCAGGGCTTCATGCCGACGCTCGCGCGCCCCGAGGTCGACGTCCTCGACGGGCTCACCACCGCGATCATCGTGGACCAGCAGCGGATGGGCGCCGACCCCCGCTCCACCGTCGGCACCGCCACCGACGCCAACGCGATGCTCCGCATCCTGTTCAGCCGGCTCGGCAAGCCGCACATCGGCTCGCCCAAGGCGTACTCCTTCAACGTCGCCTCGATCAGCGGGGCCGGCGCGGTCACCGTGGAGCGCGGCGGACAGCAGGTGAAGGAGCGGCGCAGCTTCAGCATCACCGGCGGCATGTGCCCGCGCTGCGAGGGCCGGGGCACGGTCACCGACCTCGACCTCACCCAGCTCTTCGACGACTCCCTGTCCCTCAACGAGGGCGCGCTGACGGTCCCCGGCTACAAGACGGGCGGCTGGAACTACCGCCTCTACACCGAGTCCGGCCTGTACGACCCGGACAAGCCGATCCGGAAGTTCACCAAGCGGGAGCTGCAGGACTTCCTGTACAAGGAACCGACCCGGATGAAGATCGCGGGCATCAACATGACCTACGAGGGTCTGGTCCCGCGGATCCAGAAGTCGATGCTCGCCAAGGACAAGGAGGGCATGCAGCCGCACATCCGGGCGTTCGTGGACCGCGCGGTCACCTTCACCGTCTGCCCCGAGTGCGAGGGCACCCGGCTCACCGCCGCGGCCCGCTCCTCGAAGATCGACGGCGTCAGCATCGCCGACGCGTGCGCGATGCAGATCAGCGACCTGGCCGAGTGGGTACGCGGGCTGGACGAGCCGACGGTGGCACCGCTGCTGGCATCCCTGCGGCACACCCTGGACTCGTTCGTGGAGATCGGCCTCGGCTATCTCTCGCTCGACCGGCCGGCGGGCACGCTGTCGGGCGGCGAGGCCCAGCGCGTGAAGATGATCCGCCACCTCGGCTCGTCCCTCACCGACGTCACGTACGTCTTCGACGAGCCGACCATCGGCCTGCACCCGCACGACATCCAGCGGATGAACGAGCTCCTGCTGCGCCTGCGGGACAAGGGCAACACCGTGCTGGTCGTGGAGCACAAGCCGGAGGCGATCGCGATCGCCGACCATGTCGTCGACCTCGGTCCCGGCGCCGGTACGGCGGGCGGCACCGTCTGTTTCGAGGGCACCGTGGAGGGGCTGCGGGCCAGCGGCACCCTCACCGGCCGGCACCTGGACGACCGGGCCCGCGTCAAGGACACCGTGCGCAAGCCCACCGGATCGCTGGAGATCAGGGGCGCGAACACGCACAACCTGCGGAACGTCGACGTGGACGTCCCGCTGGGCGTGCTCTGTGTCGTCACGGGTGTCGCGGGCTCCGGCAAGAGCTCGCTGGTGCACGGCTCGATGCCCGCGGGCGCGGACGTCGTGTCGATCGACCAGACCCCGATCCGCGGCTCGCGGCGCAGCAACCCGGCGACGTACACCGGGCTGCTGGAGCCGATCCGCAAGGCGTTCGCCAAGGCCAACGGTGTGAAGCCGGCGTTGTTCAGCGCCAACTCCGAGGGCGCCTGCCCCACCTGCAACGGCGCCGGTGTCGTCTACACCGACCTGGCGATGATGGCCGGTGTCGCCACGACCTGCGAGGAGTGCGAGGGCAAACGCTTCCAGGCCTCGGTGCTGGAGTACACCTTCGGCGGGCGGGACATCGCGGAGGTGCTGGCGATGTCGGTGACCGAGGCGGAGGAGTTCTTCGCCGCGGGCGAGGCGCGCACCCCGGCCGCCCACAAGATCCTCGAGCGGATGTCGGACGTCGGCCTCGGCTACCTCACCCTGGGCCAGCCGCTCACCACGCTCTCCGGCGGGGAACGCCAGCGCCTGAAACTGGCCACGCACATGGCCGACAAGGGCGGGATCTACGTCCTGGACGAGCCGACGACCGGCCTCCACCTGGCCGACGTCGAACAGCTCCTCGCCCTGCTGGACCGTCTGGTCGACTCCGGCAAGTCGGTCGTCGTCGTCGAACACCACCAGGCCGTCATGGCCCACGCCGACTGGATCATCGACCTGGGCCCCGGCGCCGGCCACGACGGCGGCCGCGTGGTCTTCGAGGGCACCCCGGCGGAGCTGGTGAAGACCCGCTCCACCCTCACCGGTGAGCACCTGGCGGAGTACGTCGGCGCGTGA
- a CDS encoding carboxymuconolactone decarboxylase family protein, whose amino-acid sequence MTLRVPKAELPAELREALLKQLGAVPEPDEVLWNHPELAMACREFAMKVGACEAVDADLKTFAHMAVAAQVGCSWCLDINYFLALNQNLDLTKASQVPRWRESEVFTPLERDVLEYAEAMTNTPTTVTDELSARLLDRLGPAALVELTVVIGFANFASRCNTAQGITSQGYSESCEIPLAARPEQPAR is encoded by the coding sequence ATGACCCTGCGCGTTCCGAAGGCAGAACTGCCCGCCGAGCTGAGGGAGGCCCTGCTGAAGCAGCTCGGTGCCGTGCCCGAGCCCGACGAGGTGCTGTGGAACCACCCGGAACTCGCCATGGCCTGCCGGGAGTTCGCCATGAAGGTCGGCGCGTGCGAGGCGGTCGACGCGGACCTCAAGACCTTCGCGCACATGGCCGTGGCGGCACAGGTCGGCTGCAGCTGGTGCCTCGACATCAACTACTTCCTCGCGCTGAACCAGAACCTGGACCTGACCAAGGCGAGCCAGGTGCCGCGCTGGCGGGAGTCGGAGGTGTTCACGCCGCTGGAGCGGGACGTGCTGGAGTACGCCGAGGCCATGACGAACACCCCGACGACCGTCACCGACGAGCTGTCGGCACGGCTGCTCGACCGGCTCGGCCCGGCGGCGCTGGTCGAACTCACCGTGGTCATCGGCTTCGCCAACTTCGCGAGTCGCTGCAACACGGCCCAGGGGATCACCTCGCAGGGCTACTCCGAGTCCTGCGAGATCCCGCTGGCCGCGCGTCCGGAGCAGCCGGCTCGATGA
- a CDS encoding RNA polymerase sigma-70 factor — protein sequence MTEDPFVAHRSLLFTVAYEMLGSAADAEDVLQESWLRWAGVERAEVRDARAYLVRIVTRQALNRLRALSRRREEYVGEWLPEPLLTSPDVAEDVELAESVSIAMLTVLETLGPTERVVFVLREVFELPYGEIGEAVGKTAATVRQIARRAREHVAARRPRVRVSRAEQQAVVERFLAALRTGQLAELLQLMAPDVVMVTDGGGVVAAAVTPFHGAAAVAEVLVRAHRLVDTLEVTSVWLNGAPAGRMDVDGEPSALSLTVEDGRITRIHVVRNPHKLTRLNEPAELAR from the coding sequence ATGACCGAGGATCCCTTCGTCGCCCACCGCAGCCTGCTCTTCACGGTCGCCTACGAGATGCTCGGCTCGGCGGCCGACGCCGAGGACGTGCTGCAGGAGTCCTGGCTGCGGTGGGCCGGCGTCGAGCGGGCCGAGGTGCGTGACGCCCGGGCGTACCTGGTGCGGATCGTCACCCGGCAGGCGCTCAACCGGCTGCGCGCCCTGTCCCGCCGCCGCGAGGAGTACGTCGGCGAGTGGCTGCCGGAACCCCTGCTGACCAGCCCCGATGTCGCCGAGGACGTCGAACTCGCGGAGAGCGTGTCGATCGCGATGCTGACGGTCCTGGAAACCCTGGGACCGACCGAGCGCGTGGTGTTCGTGCTCCGCGAGGTCTTCGAGCTGCCGTACGGGGAGATCGGGGAGGCGGTCGGGAAGACGGCGGCCACGGTACGGCAGATCGCGCGGCGCGCCCGTGAGCACGTGGCGGCCCGGCGGCCGCGCGTGCGGGTGAGCCGCGCCGAGCAGCAGGCCGTGGTGGAACGCTTCCTGGCCGCACTGCGCACCGGGCAGCTGGCGGAGCTGCTGCAGCTCATGGCCCCGGACGTGGTCATGGTCACCGACGGGGGCGGGGTGGTGGCCGCCGCCGTGACGCCGTTCCACGGGGCCGCAGCGGTCGCGGAGGTGCTCGTGCGCGCGCACCGGCTGGTGGACACGCTGGAGGTGACGTCGGTGTGGCTCAACGGCGCCCCGGCCGGCCGCATGGACGTCGACGGCGAACCGAGCGCGCTGAGCCTGACGGTGGAGGACGGCCGGATCACCCGGATCCACGTGGTGCGCAACCCGCACAAGCTGACCCGCCTGAACGAGCCGGCCGAACTCGCCCGGTAG
- a CDS encoding helix-turn-helix domain-containing protein, with protein sequence MASLNVGNLGEYLREQRRNAQLSLRQLADAAGVSNPYLSQIERGLRKPSAEVLQQVAKALRISAETLYVRAGILDAERDRDEVETRAVILADPSLNERQKQVLLQIYESFRKENGFGIGEPAGDEDGAQGADTDGTAVPGTGTAGGHDADAGPRRTAG encoded by the coding sequence ATGGCATCGCTGAACGTCGGCAACCTCGGTGAGTACCTGCGCGAGCAGCGGCGGAACGCACAGCTGTCGCTGCGGCAGCTCGCCGACGCCGCCGGGGTGTCCAATCCCTACCTGAGCCAGATCGAGCGCGGGCTGCGCAAGCCGAGCGCGGAGGTGCTCCAGCAGGTCGCCAAGGCCCTGCGCATCTCCGCCGAGACGCTGTACGTCCGCGCCGGGATCCTCGACGCCGAGCGGGACCGGGATGAAGTGGAGACCAGGGCGGTCATCCTCGCCGATCCCTCGCTCAACGAGCGGCAGAAGCAGGTGCTGCTCCAGATCTACGAGTCCTTCCGCAAAGAGAACGGATTCGGGATCGGCGAGCCCGCCGGCGACGAGGACGGCGCACAGGGAGCGGACACCGACGGCACCGCCGTGCCCGGCACCGGCACGGCCGGCGGACACGATGCCGATGCAGGCCCGCGGCGGACGGCCGGGTAA
- a CDS encoding DUF2516 family protein — protein sequence MWLISTAMLALAIVAFVMAAIFRQDAYRAADKQNKGFWLIILGLAVAVNFIPVSMLFLQLAGLVASIVFFVDVRPALQQVSGGKGFRRRGRGSSSDGPYGPWNGGR from the coding sequence ATGTGGCTGATCTCCACCGCGATGCTGGCGCTCGCCATCGTGGCCTTCGTGATGGCCGCGATCTTCCGCCAAGACGCGTACCGCGCCGCGGACAAGCAGAACAAGGGCTTCTGGCTGATCATCCTCGGCCTCGCGGTCGCCGTGAACTTCATCCCGGTGTCGATGCTGTTCCTGCAGCTCGCGGGCCTGGTCGCCTCGATCGTCTTCTTCGTGGACGTACGCCCCGCCCTGCAGCAGGTCTCCGGCGGGAAGGGTTTCCGTCGCCGGGGGCGCGGGAGCAGCAGCGATGGTCCTTACGGGCCGTGGAACGGCGGCCGCTAG
- a CDS encoding PP2C family protein-serine/threonine phosphatase has translation MPVPVPRQRAIPAVESGQAQAASQGGPLKEEAHRNATTAGGANAAPLTLLLIEDDPAGSPIVPDLLDPAGKPIRVRTARNLTEAERLLTEDVHCILLDLALPAPGGTDSDDELAVLKHVLQLAPRHAVLALTASGDAERGAEAVRVGAQDYLFRDELDGRLLSRAIRYAVERKRSDTAERRLAEGRLRAQENRRLERGLLPTPLLEGSSLRFAARYRPGRSRALLGGDFYDAVRTPDGTVHAMIGDVCGHGPDEAALGVELRIAWRALTLAGLCGDELLGTLQQVLEHERADEEIFATLCTVDIAPDGRRAGLCLAGHPAPLLARPGRQARLLPYDNNGPALGLLPGARWPRMQVELGSEWSLMLYTDGLIEGRVGEDGERLGQDGMVSMIRRQLSEGLRGEELLRAAVSEVRELNGGELTDDVAVVLLDRTA, from the coding sequence ATGCCCGTACCCGTACCGCGGCAGAGAGCGATCCCGGCCGTGGAGAGTGGTCAGGCGCAGGCCGCGTCGCAAGGCGGCCCCCTCAAGGAAGAGGCGCACCGCAACGCCACCACCGCGGGCGGCGCGAACGCCGCCCCGCTCACCCTGCTGCTGATCGAGGACGATCCGGCCGGTTCGCCGATCGTGCCCGACCTGCTGGACCCGGCCGGCAAGCCGATCCGTGTCCGTACCGCCCGGAACCTCACCGAGGCCGAGCGGCTGCTCACCGAGGACGTCCACTGCATCCTGCTGGACCTGGCCCTTCCGGCGCCGGGCGGCACCGACAGCGACGACGAGCTGGCCGTGCTCAAGCACGTGCTCCAGCTCGCGCCCCGGCATGCCGTGCTCGCGCTGACCGCCTCCGGCGACGCCGAGCGCGGTGCCGAGGCCGTGCGCGTGGGCGCGCAGGACTACCTCTTCCGGGACGAGCTGGACGGCCGGCTGCTCAGCCGCGCCATCCGCTACGCGGTGGAGCGGAAACGTTCCGACACGGCCGAGCGGCGGCTGGCCGAGGGCCGGCTGCGCGCACAGGAGAACCGGCGCCTGGAGCGCGGGCTGCTGCCCACGCCCCTGCTGGAGGGCTCCTCCCTGCGCTTCGCCGCCCGCTACCGCCCAGGCCGCTCCCGCGCGCTGCTCGGCGGTGACTTCTACGACGCCGTCCGCACCCCCGACGGCACCGTGCACGCCATGATCGGCGACGTCTGCGGCCACGGCCCGGACGAGGCCGCGCTCGGCGTGGAGCTGCGCATCGCCTGGCGGGCGCTGACACTGGCGGGCCTGTGCGGCGACGAGCTGCTCGGCACGCTGCAGCAGGTGCTGGAGCACGAGCGGGCCGACGAGGAGATCTTCGCGACCCTGTGCACGGTGGACATCGCGCCCGACGGCCGCCGCGCGGGCCTGTGCCTGGCCGGTCACCCGGCCCCGCTGCTCGCCCGCCCCGGCCGGCAGGCCCGGCTGCTGCCCTACGACAACAACGGCCCCGCGCTCGGCCTGCTGCCGGGCGCCCGCTGGCCGCGGATGCAGGTGGAGCTGGGTTCCGAGTGGAGCCTGATGCTCTACACCGACGGCCTGATCGAGGGCCGGGTCGGCGAGGACGGCGAGCGGCTGGGGCAGGACGGGATGGTGTCGATGATCCGCCGCCAGCTCTCCGAGGGTCTGCGGGGGGAGGAGTTGTTGCGGGCCGCGGTCAGTGAGGTGCGGGAGCTCAATGGGGGGGAGCTGACGGACGACGTGGCGGTTGTGTTGCTGGACCGGACGGCGTAG
- a CDS encoding C40 family peptidase, giving the protein MGWGRRSILSAAVTVVCAVTVLAAPGTAFATPAPTPGTTPAPTPSTSPTPPPSKDLEKVREQLDRLYHDAAVATDAYNAAEEQTKQQSAQIVALAKKIDEGQQKLARLKDQAGAAAREQYRTGGIPPTAQFLLSDDPGQVLDGAGLVLQGQRATKSLMSEVTSTQKQLQAYADDAAAQWKKLDAERQAKATAKKKIEQQIAAAQKLESELEKRDRERLAKLEDQAALKAQTDWLDTGILKKIHGKASAQGEKAIAFATAQLGKPYVWGAEGPKSYDCSGLTSQAWAAAGHPIPRTSQEQWKQLQHVDIKDMRPGDLIIYFDDASHVALYVGDGAIIQAPRPGRTVTVAGAGSMPILGVVRPDA; this is encoded by the coding sequence ATGGGCTGGGGCAGGCGCAGCATCCTCTCGGCCGCCGTGACCGTGGTCTGCGCGGTGACCGTGCTGGCAGCGCCCGGCACGGCCTTCGCCACCCCGGCACCCACGCCGGGCACGACCCCGGCTCCCACTCCGAGCACGTCCCCGACTCCCCCGCCGAGCAAGGATCTGGAGAAGGTCCGCGAGCAGCTCGACCGGCTGTACCACGACGCGGCCGTCGCCACCGACGCCTACAACGCGGCCGAGGAGCAGACGAAGCAGCAGTCCGCCCAGATCGTCGCGTTGGCCAAGAAGATCGACGAGGGCCAGCAGAAGCTCGCCAGGCTCAAGGACCAGGCGGGCGCGGCCGCCCGCGAGCAGTACCGCACCGGCGGGATCCCGCCCACCGCCCAGTTCCTGCTCAGCGACGACCCCGGACAGGTGCTGGACGGGGCCGGACTGGTGCTCCAGGGCCAGCGTGCGACGAAGTCGCTGATGAGCGAAGTGACCAGCACCCAGAAGCAGTTGCAGGCGTACGCCGACGACGCCGCCGCGCAGTGGAAGAAGCTCGACGCCGAGCGCCAGGCCAAGGCCACGGCCAAGAAGAAGATCGAGCAGCAGATCGCCGCCGCCCAGAAGCTGGAGTCCGAGCTGGAGAAGCGGGACCGGGAGCGGCTCGCCAAGCTGGAGGACCAGGCCGCGCTGAAGGCGCAGACGGACTGGCTGGACACCGGCATCCTCAAGAAGATCCACGGCAAGGCCTCCGCGCAGGGCGAGAAGGCGATCGCGTTCGCCACCGCCCAGCTCGGCAAGCCCTATGTGTGGGGCGCCGAGGGCCCGAAGTCCTACGACTGCTCCGGCCTGACCTCCCAGGCCTGGGCGGCGGCCGGCCACCCCATCCCGCGCACCTCGCAGGAGCAGTGGAAGCAGCTCCAGCACGTCGACATCAAGGACATGCGCCCCGGCGACCTCATCATCTACTTCGACGACGCCAGCCATGTCGCCCTCTACGTCGGCGACGGCGCGATCATCCAGGCCCCTCGTCCCGGGCGGACGGTGACGGTCGCGGGCGCCGGCTCGATGCCGATCCTGGGGGTCGTACGACCGGACGCGTAG
- a CDS encoding SAM-dependent methyltransferase has product MHARATSRPVGNVTRGTTNPNRLRRMDRWIAATHGAELRRAGDPLAIDLGYGAAPWTAVELLGRLRTVAPRARVVGIEIEPERVAAARAYEREGLDFRHGGFEVPVSGRPMLIRAANVLRQYGEAEVAAVWERLCARLAPAHGGSRGGLLVEGTCDEIGRRHVWVALGPEGPRTVTFATRLGSLERPSDLAERLPKALIHRNVPGEPVHAFLRDFDRAWAAAAPYASYGARQRWLRAVRDLTADWPVTDGPARWRQGEVTLPWGALAPRS; this is encoded by the coding sequence ATGCATGCCCGCGCAACGTCCCGACCCGTGGGAAACGTGACGCGCGGGACGACCAATCCCAACCGGCTGCGCCGTATGGACCGCTGGATCGCGGCGACGCACGGCGCCGAGCTGCGGCGCGCCGGGGACCCGCTGGCGATCGACCTCGGCTACGGCGCCGCCCCCTGGACCGCCGTCGAACTGCTCGGCCGGCTGCGGACGGTCGCGCCCCGCGCGCGCGTGGTCGGCATCGAGATCGAACCGGAGCGGGTCGCGGCGGCGAGGGCCTACGAGCGGGAGGGGCTGGACTTCCGGCACGGCGGCTTCGAGGTGCCGGTGTCCGGGCGGCCGATGCTCATCCGGGCCGCCAATGTGCTGCGCCAGTACGGCGAGGCCGAGGTCGCCGCCGTCTGGGAGCGGCTGTGCGCGCGGCTCGCCCCGGCCCACGGCGGCTCGCGCGGCGGGCTGCTGGTCGAGGGCACGTGCGACGAGATCGGGCGGCGGCACGTGTGGGTGGCGCTCGGCCCGGAGGGGCCGCGGACCGTCACCTTCGCCACCCGGCTGGGCTCGCTGGAGCGGCCCTCCGACCTCGCCGAGCGGCTGCCGAAGGCGCTGATCCACCGGAACGTGCCCGGCGAGCCGGTGCACGCGTTCCTGCGCGACTTCGACCGCGCCTGGGCCGCCGCCGCGCCCTACGCCTCCTACGGCGCCCGGCAGCGCTGGCTGCGCGCGGTACGGGACCTGACGGCCGACTGGCCGGTGACGGACGGTCCGGCGCGCTGGCGGCAGGGTGAAGTGACGCTCCCGTGGGGAGCGTTGGCGCCCCGAAGCTGA
- the mshA gene encoding D-inositol-3-phosphate glycosyltransferase, translating to MSQYVSRLGRRSPSAAARLRLHRRPRRVAMLSVHTSPLHQPGTGDAGGMNVYIVELAQRLAAINIEVEIFTRATAGGLPPTVELAPGVLVRHVDAGPYEGLAKEDLPAQLCAFTHGVMQAWAGHRPGYYDLVHSHYWLSGHVGWLAAQRWGVPLVHAMHTMAKVKNANLADGDTPEPAARVIGETQIVAAADRLIANTTEEADELVRHYAADPAKVAVVHPGVNLDRFRPADGRAAARARLGLPQDALIPLFAGRIQPLKAPDVLLRAVAVLLEERPELRSRILVPVVGGPSGSGLAKPEGLQKLAARLGIADVVRFRPPVGQEQLADWFRAASVLVMPSYSESFGLVAIEAQAAGTPVLAACVGGLPVAVRDGETGFLVHGHRPADYARVLRRFADEPSLPASMGRAAARHAQGFGWDRAAAETADVYTAATQSHRRRVRSHHG from the coding sequence GTGAGCCAGTACGTCAGCAGGCTCGGGCGACGCTCCCCGTCGGCCGCCGCACGGCTACGACTGCACCGCAGGCCCCGCCGCGTCGCCATGCTCTCCGTGCACACCTCCCCGCTCCACCAGCCCGGCACCGGCGACGCCGGCGGCATGAACGTCTACATCGTGGAGCTGGCCCAGCGGCTCGCCGCCATCAACATCGAGGTCGAGATCTTCACCCGGGCCACGGCGGGCGGCCTGCCGCCCACGGTCGAGCTGGCCCCCGGCGTCCTCGTCCGGCACGTCGACGCCGGCCCCTACGAGGGCCTCGCCAAGGAGGACCTCCCCGCCCAGCTGTGCGCCTTCACACACGGCGTGATGCAGGCCTGGGCCGGTCACCGCCCCGGCTACTACGACCTCGTCCACTCCCACTACTGGCTCTCCGGCCACGTCGGCTGGCTGGCCGCCCAGCGCTGGGGCGTCCCCCTGGTGCACGCCATGCACACCATGGCCAAGGTCAAGAACGCCAACCTGGCCGACGGCGACACCCCCGAGCCCGCCGCCCGCGTCATCGGCGAGACCCAGATCGTGGCCGCAGCCGACCGGCTCATCGCCAACACGACGGAGGAGGCCGACGAGCTGGTGCGGCACTACGCCGCCGACCCCGCGAAGGTCGCCGTCGTCCACCCCGGCGTCAACCTCGACCGCTTCCGCCCCGCCGACGGCCGCGCCGCCGCCCGCGCCCGCCTCGGCCTCCCGCAGGACGCCCTGATCCCGCTCTTCGCGGGCCGCATCCAGCCCCTGAAGGCCCCGGACGTCCTGCTGCGCGCGGTGGCGGTGCTGCTGGAGGAGCGCCCGGAGCTCCGCTCCCGCATCCTCGTGCCGGTCGTGGGCGGCCCGAGCGGCAGCGGGCTCGCCAAGCCGGAAGGGCTGCAGAAGCTCGCCGCCCGGCTCGGCATCGCGGACGTCGTACGGTTCCGCCCGCCGGTCGGCCAGGAGCAGCTCGCGGACTGGTTCCGGGCCGCGTCCGTGCTGGTCATGCCGTCCTACAGCGAGTCCTTCGGGCTGGTCGCCATAGAGGCGCAGGCGGCCGGCACGCCGGTGCTCGCGGCCTGTGTCGGCGGACTGCCGGTGGCCGTGCGCGACGGCGAGACCGGCTTCCTGGTCCACGGCCACCGTCCCGCCGACTACGCGCGCGTGCTGCGCCGTTTCGCCGACGAGCCCTCCCTCCCGGCGAGCATGGGCCGGGCCGCCGCCCGGCACGCACAGGGCTTCGGCTGGGACCGGGCGGCCGCCGAGACCGCCGACGTCTACACGGCCGCGACCCAGTCCCACCGCCGTCGCGTACGCTCCCACCATGGGTGA
- a CDS encoding YbjN domain-containing protein → MGDGAKSAGQVLEGVLKDAELEWESPEPGNYVVKLPGTRKLSTTVSFLLGRHSLSLNAFVIRHPDENEAGVHRWLLERNLKLYGVSYAVDRLGDIYVTARLPLASVTPDEIDRLLGQVLEAADGAFNTLLELGFASSIRKEYAWRVSRGESTRNLDAFRHLIERPAD, encoded by the coding sequence ATGGGTGATGGTGCGAAGTCGGCCGGGCAGGTCCTGGAAGGTGTCCTGAAGGACGCCGAGCTGGAGTGGGAGAGCCCCGAGCCCGGAAACTACGTGGTCAAGCTCCCCGGCACCCGCAAGCTCTCCACGACGGTCTCCTTCCTCCTGGGCCGCCACTCCCTCTCCCTGAACGCCTTCGTCATCCGCCACCCCGACGAGAACGAGGCGGGCGTCCACCGCTGGCTCCTGGAGCGCAACCTCAAGCTGTACGGCGTGAGTTACGCCGTCGACCGCCTCGGCGACATCTACGTCACCGCCCGCCTGCCCCTCGCCTCCGTGACCCCCGACGAGATCGACCGCCTCCTCGGCCAGGTCCTGGAAGCGGCCGACGGCGCCTTCAACACCCTGCTGGAGCTGGGCTTCGCCTCCTCGATCCGCAAGGAGTACGCCTGGCGGGTGTCCCGGGGCGAATCCACGCGCAATCTGGACGCGTTCAGGCACCTGATCGAGCGCCCCGCCGACTGA